One genomic window of Luteitalea pratensis includes the following:
- a CDS encoding PIG-L deacetylase family protein — protein sequence MSHRVFSAVLLCFLTLGVAVSATQPAAPRQLRIIVFGAHPDDAELQAAGVGALWAAQGHKVKFVAATNGDIGHFSQAGGPLAIRRTAEVRECARILGITTDVLDIHDGELEPNLATRRAFARKIRDWQADIVIGHRPYDYHPDHRYVGVLLNDTAVVVGAPFFVPDTPPTQGNPIYLNSADGFTGPKPFAPDVVVDIDAVAEKKFQCIAAMPSQFGDADSWQGRTLPNMPADDAGRKAHILETVKGWLAAGADEYRAQLIARYGQERGSKVKYVEAFQLNQYGRQVKPAELDARVPK from the coding sequence ATGTCCCATCGCGTCTTTTCCGCTGTCCTTTTGTGTTTTCTCACACTTGGCGTGGCCGTCTCGGCCACCCAACCTGCTGCACCACGCCAGCTGCGCATCATCGTCTTCGGTGCGCATCCCGATGATGCCGAACTGCAGGCGGCAGGCGTGGGCGCGCTGTGGGCTGCGCAGGGACACAAGGTGAAGTTCGTCGCCGCGACCAACGGCGACATCGGCCATTTCAGCCAGGCCGGCGGCCCACTCGCGATTCGTCGCACGGCGGAGGTGCGCGAGTGCGCCCGCATCCTCGGAATCACCACCGATGTGCTCGACATCCACGATGGTGAACTGGAGCCGAACCTCGCGACTCGGAGGGCCTTCGCACGCAAGATCCGGGACTGGCAGGCCGACATCGTCATCGGCCACCGGCCCTACGACTATCACCCCGACCACCGGTATGTCGGCGTGCTGCTCAACGACACTGCGGTGGTGGTCGGCGCCCCGTTTTTCGTGCCCGACACGCCGCCCACACAAGGCAATCCGATCTACCTGAATTCCGCGGATGGATTCACCGGGCCAAAACCGTTCGCACCCGACGTCGTGGTGGACATCGATGCGGTCGCGGAGAAGAAGTTCCAGTGCATCGCCGCCATGCCGTCGCAGTTCGGCGACGCGGATTCATGGCAGGGCCGGACGCTGCCGAACATGCCGGCCGACGACGCCGGCCGCAAGGCGCACATCCTGGAGACGGTGAAGGGGTGGCTGGCCGCGGGTGCAGACGAGTACCGCGCGCAGCTCATCGCGCGCTACGGCCAGGAGCGAGGCTCGAAGGTGAAGTACGTAGAGGCGTTCCAGCTGAATCAGTACGGGCGGCAGGTGAAGCCCGCGGAACTGGACGCCCGCGTCCCGAAATAG
- a CDS encoding PIG-L deacetylase family protein, with protein sequence MSRRLLPSLSLCLLALGVAVSATQPSAPRQLRIIAFGAHPDDAELKAAGVASLWAAAGHKVKFVAATNGDIGHFSQAGGPLAIRRYKEVQECARIMGITTDVLDIHDGELEPNLEYRRMFARKIREWQADIVMGHRPYDYHPDHRYVGVLLNDTAVVVGAAFFVPDTPPTQGNPIYLNYSDNFVDPKPFEPNVIVDIDASAEKKWACVSAMPSQFGDADSWQGRTRPDVPKDDAKRPAYLLELAKQRSAAVADQYRAQLIARYGQERGSKVKYAEAFQLNQYGRQVKPDALSEMFPK encoded by the coding sequence ATGTCTCGTCGCCTTCTCCCCTCCCTTTCCCTCTGCCTCCTCGCGCTCGGCGTGGCCGTCTCGGCCACCCAGCCGTCCGCGCCGCGTCAACTCCGCATCATCGCCTTCGGGGCGCACCCCGACGACGCCGAACTGAAGGCCGCAGGCGTGGCCAGCTTGTGGGCCGCCGCCGGCCACAAGGTGAAATTCGTCGCGGCGACCAACGGCGACATCGGCCATTTCAGCCAGGCCGGTGGTCCGCTCGCCATCCGTCGGTACAAGGAGGTCCAGGAGTGTGCCCGCATCATGGGCATCACGACCGACGTCCTCGACATCCATGACGGCGAACTCGAGCCGAACCTCGAGTACCGACGCATGTTCGCCCGCAAGATCCGCGAATGGCAGGCCGACATCGTGATGGGCCACCGCCCGTACGACTACCATCCCGACCACCGGTACGTTGGCGTGCTGCTCAACGACACCGCGGTCGTGGTCGGCGCGGCCTTCTTCGTGCCCGACACGCCGCCCACGCAGGGCAACCCGATCTACCTGAACTACTCGGACAACTTCGTTGACCCCAAGCCGTTCGAGCCGAATGTCATCGTCGACATCGATGCGTCGGCGGAGAAGAAGTGGGCCTGCGTGAGCGCCATGCCGTCACAGTTCGGCGACGCCGACTCGTGGCAGGGCCGCACCCGCCCTGACGTGCCCAAGGACGATGCGAAGCGGCCGGCGTACCTGCTCGAACTCGCGAAGCAGCGATCGGCGGCCGTCGCCGATCAGTACCGTGCCCAGCTCATCGCCCGCTACGGCCAGGAGCGTGGCTCCAAGGTGAAATACGCCGAGGCCTTCCAGCTGAATCAGTACGGGCGCCAGGTCAAGCCTGACGCCCTCAGCGAGATGTTCCCGAAGTAG
- the guaB gene encoding IMP dehydrogenase, whose amino-acid sequence MTTTDTLVALSPAEQVERGLQTALTFDDILLVPRRSEILPSQVDVSSRFTRNIRLNVPLASAAMDTVTESGLAIAMAQQGGIGIVHKNLSVEDQANEVDRVKRSESGMIVNPITLSPTHSIAEAHQLMKKYRISGVPITEDGSKEGRLVGILTNRDLRFETRLERSIAEIMTRENLITVPVGTTLDQAQDILHTHKVEKLLVVDHDYRLKGLITVKDIQKAIKYPMACKDDLGRLRVGAAVGIAKDTIERAEALVAAHVDVLIVDTAHGHSVGVLEMVRRLRSRFPGVDLVAGNVATGAATEDLIKIGVDAVKVGIGAGSICTTRVIAGIGVPMVSAIAECARAARPYNIPVIADGGIRYSGDITKAMAVGGSTVMIGSLFAGTDESPGEVILYQGRSFKEYRGMGSIGAMRKGSRDRYFQDEFELNAVTGEGTDKLVPEGIEGRVAHKGSVAAMVHQLVGGLRAGMGYCGCRNIEALQTDAQLIRITPAGQRESHVHDVIITKESPNYRVER is encoded by the coding sequence ATGACCACCACGGACACCCTCGTCGCCCTCTCGCCCGCTGAACAAGTGGAGCGCGGCCTGCAGACCGCACTCACCTTCGACGACATCCTGCTCGTGCCGCGCCGCTCGGAAATCCTGCCGAGCCAGGTGGACGTGTCCTCGCGCTTCACGCGCAACATCCGCCTCAACGTGCCGCTCGCCAGCGCTGCCATGGATACCGTGACCGAGTCCGGCTTGGCCATCGCGATGGCCCAGCAAGGCGGTATCGGCATCGTCCACAAGAACCTCTCAGTCGAGGACCAGGCCAACGAGGTCGATCGCGTCAAGCGCTCCGAGAGCGGAATGATCGTCAACCCGATCACACTGTCGCCGACGCATTCGATTGCCGAAGCGCACCAATTGATGAAGAAGTACCGCATCTCTGGCGTGCCGATCACCGAGGACGGCAGCAAGGAAGGACGTCTCGTCGGCATCCTGACCAATCGCGACCTCCGCTTCGAGACGCGCCTCGAACGGTCGATCGCGGAGATCATGACGCGCGAGAACCTGATCACGGTACCCGTGGGCACCACGCTCGATCAGGCGCAGGACATCCTGCACACCCACAAGGTCGAGAAGCTCCTGGTCGTCGATCACGACTACCGCCTGAAGGGGTTGATCACGGTCAAGGACATCCAGAAGGCGATCAAGTACCCGATGGCGTGCAAGGACGATCTCGGTCGGCTGCGCGTGGGCGCGGCCGTCGGCATCGCCAAGGACACGATCGAGCGGGCCGAGGCGCTCGTGGCTGCGCACGTCGACGTGCTGATCGTCGACACCGCACACGGGCACTCGGTGGGTGTGCTGGAAATGGTGCGCCGATTGCGGAGCCGGTTCCCCGGCGTCGACCTGGTAGCGGGCAACGTCGCGACAGGCGCGGCCACCGAAGACCTGATCAAGATCGGTGTGGATGCGGTGAAGGTCGGTATCGGCGCCGGCTCGATCTGCACGACGCGCGTCATCGCCGGCATCGGCGTGCCGATGGTCTCGGCGATCGCGGAATGCGCGCGCGCCGCCCGGCCCTACAACATCCCGGTGATCGCCGACGGCGGCATCCGCTATTCGGGCGACATCACCAAGGCGATGGCGGTCGGCGGCAGCACGGTGATGATCGGCAGTCTCTTTGCCGGCACCGACGAGAGTCCGGGCGAGGTCATCCTCTACCAGGGCCGCTCCTTCAAGGAGTACCGCGGTATGGGCTCGATCGGGGCCATGCGCAAGGGATCGCGGGACCGCTACTTCCAGGATGAGTTCGAGTTGAACGCGGTGACCGGCGAAGGCACCGACAAGCTGGTGCCCGAGGGCATCGAAGGCCGCGTCGCACACAAGGGTTCGGTGGCCGCGATGGTCCACCAGTTGGTCGGCGGCCTGCGTGCCGGCATGGGCTACTGCGGGTGCCGCAACATCGAGGCCCTGCAGACCGACGCGCAACTCATTCGCATCACCCCCGCGGGCCAGCGCGAGAGCCACGTGCACGACGTGATCATCACGAAGGAATCGCCGAACTACCGCGTCGAGCGGTGA